The DNA sequence CTATTTCGCTCCTTCGGAGCTCCCGCAGCCACCTACAATTCCGGCCCACACCCGGGGCCGGAGGCAATCGTCTCGTCGGGCATGGCCCCTGAGCCTGGCGCCCGCGCCACCACTTGTTGCCAGTGTCTTGGAGCTCAGACACGGCGCCGCCATACTCGCTCAGCCCTGCCGCCGCCCAGAGATGAGCAAGTATGGCGCTTTGGCGATCCGGGCAGCTCTACGGCCTTTCCACCCATACTTGCTCAATTTCCTCCCCCTCTAGTTTGAGCAAGTATGGCGCTTTGGCGATCCGGGCGGCTCGGCAGCTGTGCGGGGCAGTTCCGGCCAGGGCGCTGGACCGTCGCGCTTCCGCGCGAAAGCGCGACAATTCGCCGCGGGCTCGGGGGTGCCGGCACCATACCCCAGACCGCCGCTGAGGCGGCGGCGACGCCAAGTCGGACCTCCGCCAGCAGCGCCGACCGCTGCGGCGAGCGACCAGCAAGCTGCCCCCTCCCGCGTGTTCCCATGCGGTCTGAAGGGGAGCGCGGTCAACTCCTTCTTCTGTGAGCCGGCAGGCATTGGACCCCTCGGGAGAGGGAATGGTGGCCTCGCCTCAACCTCCCGCGGGTCTGGAGCCCGCGGGAGGTTCCTCACCGACGGCTTGGCGACGCATCCCTGCCGTCTCCGGTGCGCGGCTCAACACGCGTGCCGCGGGAGATGGGACGCTCAGGCAAGGCCGCAAGTTGCCAAACGGCAGAGGTGCATCGGGGCACCACGCCCACGCCGGGCTTGCCGAGCGGGTGGCGGCCCTGGCGGGGCTGCGGCCCTTGGCTCCGGAGTCACCCACATCGTGCGCCGATTCGCCAGCGCGCAAAGTGCTCCCGACGCCCCAGGCCGGCACGACCGAGCACGACGAGGGTGGGCCATTTCTGTAGGCAACCTCCATTGCGGATTGTCGTGGCGACAAGCGTCCCGCTTGTCGAACGGATAGAAAAAGGCGCAAGCGGGACGTTCGCGGCTACCTTCGCCCCGGGCTTTCCCCTGTTCCGGGGATTCCCGCAAGGGAAGCCGCCTACGCTTCCGGCCCGCACCGAGCACGACCCCGATCTTGACAATCGGGGCGGCGGCGTGGTAGTATCCAGTGAGGACGGCACAGCATGGTACGACTCAGCGAAGACGGCCACGAGTCCGGAGAGGTGGCTGAGTGGTCTAAAGCGACGGATTGCTAATCCGTTGTAGTGGTATTAAGCCGCTACCGAGGGTTCGAATCCCTCCCTCTCCGCCAGCAACACACGGGGCGATGGAGCCGCCCGGCTTCATCGCCCCGCGCATTCCCGCCGGCCCCCGGCGACAGCGCGAGCGCCCAACGTCAAGAGGCGGTTCCTTCCATGGCCATCGAGTGTCTGAGCAGCGGTATCCCGTCGCTGGATGAGGCCGTCCAAGGCCTTCGGCTGGGCGACAACGTGGTCTGGCAGGTGGACGATCTGTCGGACTACCTCTACTTCGTCGCGCCCTTCGCCCAGCACGCGCTGGCGGTGGGCTGCCGGCTCGTCTACGTGCGCTTCGCTCCGCACCCGCCCGTGCTCGCGCCGCGCCCGGGGCTCGAGACGGTGGAGGTGGACCCCTCCGTGGGCTTCGACGCCTTCAGCGCCAAGGTGCACCGCATCATCGAGGAGCGCGGCCGCGGCGTCTTCTATGTCTTCGACAACCTCTCGAGCCTGGTGGAGGAGTGGGCCACCGACGAGCAGCTCGCCAACTTCTTCCAGGTGACCTGCCCCTTCCTCTTCGAGCTGGACACGGTGACCTACTTCGCCCTGCTGCGCGGACGGCACAAGAACAGCGCCATCGCGCGCATCCGCGACACCACGCAGCTCCTCCTCGAGGTGTACCACGCGAAGGACGCGATGTACGTGCACCCGCTGAAGGTGTGGGACCGGTACTCGCCGCGCATGTTCCTGCCCCACCTGGTCACGCCCACGGCGTGGGTGCCGGTGTTCCAGAGCGGCGAAGCCGCCACGGTGCTGAGCACGGCCCGCCGCGAGCCGCTGGGCGCCCAGAGCGGCTTGATCGCCCCGTGGGATAGCGTGTACCGCCAGCTTGTGGAGTACTGCGAGCAGGCGCCGGCGGTGGACGAGTCGGCCCCCGAGGTGGCCGCCCTGCGCCAGGAACTGTGCCGCATGATGATCGGCAACCACCCCGAGTTCAACCGCCTGGCCGACCGCTACCTCACGGTGAGCGACCTGTTCGACGTGCGCAGCCGCATGATCGGCTCGGGCCGCATCGGCGGCAAGGCGGCCGGCATGATCCTCGCCCGCCGCATCCTGCTGCGCGAGAAGGGCGACGTGGATTTCGCCCAGGTGCTGGAGCCCCACGACTCCTTCTACATCGGCTCGGACGTCTTCTTCACCTTCCTGGTGAACAACAACCTCTTCCGCCTGCGGTTGAAGCTCTCCAGCAACGCGCGCACCACGGCCGCCGAGTTCGAGGAGGTCGAGCAGCGCTTCCTCGCCGGCACCTTCCCCGCGCGCACGATGGAGCAGTTCCGCGAGATGCTCGACTACTTCGGCCAGGCGCCCATCATCGTCCGCTCGAGCAGCCTGCTCGAGGACAGCTTCGGCAACGCCTTCGCCGGCAAGTACCGCAGCGAGTACTGCCCCAACCAGGGCGACCCCGACCAGCGCCTCGCCGCCTTCCTGCGCGCCGTGAAACTCGTCTACGCCAGCGCCCTCAACCCCGACGCCCTGTCGTATCGCCGCAAGCGCGGCCTGGGCGACCGCGACGAGCAGATGGCCATCCTCGTCCAGCGCGTCTCGGGCATGCCCTACGGCCGCTTCTTCTTCCCCAGCCTGGCCGGCGTGGCCTTCTCGCGCAACCTCTACGCCTGGAACGAGCGCATTGACCCCCGGCGCGGCCTCATCCGCCTCGTCTTCGGCCTCGGCACCCGCGCCGTGGACCGCGTGGGCGGCGACTACCCGCGGATGATCGCCGTCAGCCACCCCACGCTGCGGCCCGAGGTGGGCGCCCGCGTGGTGAAGTACTCCCAGCACAATGTGGACGTGCTGGACCTCTCGGCCAATGCCCTCGTCACCCTGCGCCTGGCCGACGTGTTGTCGCGCCCCGACTACCCCCACCTGCACCTCTACGTCTCCCTGCTCAGCGGCGGCCACACCTACGACACGGTGGGCACCCTCGTCGAGGCGGCCCCGGCCGACCTCGTGCTCACGTTCAACAAGCTCATCGCCCACACCGACTTCGTCAAGGTCATCGGCGAAATCCTCGCCATCCTCGAGCGCGTCTACGGCGGCCCCGTGGACACCGAGTTCACCGCCTCCGTGGCCTCCGGCAACCACGTGCGCGTGAACCTGCTCCAGTGCCGCCCCATGGTCGTGCCCGGCGCCGCGGCCGCCGAGGAAGTGCCCGAGGCCCTGCCCCCCGAGCGCGTGCTCTTCCGCACCGACCGGCTCATGAGCGGCGGCGTCGTGCGCGGCATCCGCCACATCGTCCACGTGGACCCGCAGCGCTATGCCGCGGCCGACCTCGACACCAAGCGCGCCCTGGGCCGTCTCATCGGCCGCATCAACAGCCACCCCCGCCTCGCCGAGGGCGAGGTGCTCCTGATGGGCCCCGGGCGCTGGGGCAGCAGCAACATCGAGCTCGGCGTCAACGTGGGCTACGCCGACATTGACCACGCGGCGGCCCTTGTCGAGCTGGCCTGCGAAGAGGCAGGCCACGTGCCCGAGGTGTCCTACGGCACCCACTTCTTCCAGGACCTCGTCGAGGACCAGGTCATCTACATGGCCGTGTACCCCAACGACCCCGCTGCGCAGTTCAACGCCGCGTTCTTCGCGCGGGCGGCGAACATCCTGCCCGAGCTGCTGCCCGGGGCCGCGGCCTACGCCTCGCTGGTGCGGGTGATTGACGTGGCGACGGCCGCGGGCGGGGCGCTGGCGCGTGTGGTGGCCAACGCCGAGACCCGCCAGGCCATCTGCTACCTTGGGTGAGAGGGGCGGCGGCTCAGGCCTTGTCGGGCGAAGGGCCCGCTCGGCCCTTGCTCGCGGGCTTCGGCCGCGGTGGCACGCGGTCGCCCTGGTACACGCGCAGCCGCGGCATGCGCTCGCGCGCCACATAGCGCAACAGGTCGGGCGGGTGCAACTCCCGAGCCCCCAACTGGTACAGCAGAAACAGGTAGAAGAGGAACAGCGTGTCGTCCTTCGACGCGTAGTAGCCCAGGCGCGAGTCCTGCGTCTGGATCGTGGGGCACCAGGTCGGCTGCCCGTCGCGGCCTGGCCCCTCGGCGAAGTGGTACACCAGGGCCTCGCCCAGCACGCACACCGCGTCCACCCGGTGTGCGCGGGGCACGCGCCGGTCCAGCAGGGCCAGCCCGGGCACGATGCACTTCTCGACGCTCGTCGTGTGGAGCGAGAAGACGGCGCCGAACAAGGGGGGATTCTCGGCGGGGCCGTGGAGGCGCCGGTGCCCCAGATGGCTGGCCACCACGGCCGAACGGTCGAGCGCCTTGGCCGAGCGCACCGCCCCTACGGCGTCGGCCAGCGACGTGCGGTTCAGGTTCGGCTTCATCTCGATCACCGCGTACACGCTCTCGGCCGCGAACACCCGCGAGGCCCCCGACTCCTGGAGCAGCGGCGCGTGGTGCGCGTCGTAGATCACCACATCGGCCTGCCGCGCGATCGCGCCCTTCGAGTCCACCACCTCGCCCCGGCTCACCCCATAGCGCGGCGGCAGGTGGGCCGCCAGAAAGTCAATCAGCACCTGCTCGTGCCGCAGGCCCTTCTCATAGGTGTGGCGCCCGCCGGCGAGATGCGCCTGGAACGTCGCCGCGAGCGCCCGACTGGCCGCGCGGAACTTCTCGCGCAGCGCCCCGCCTGTTCCCTGCCACAGCATCGCGCGTCTCCCAAGCCGGCCTCCCACGGGGCGGACCCTTCGCGCCACCGCGCGCGATGATAGCGGCCGCCGGCCGTGGCGTCAAGCCGGCTGCAGACCCCAAGGCTCACACACCGCCGCCGACCGACCGGGTCCTCGCGCTCTGGGCGGGGCCTCCGCGCCCCGCGCGCGGGCAGCAGGTGGACACTGTGGACATGGCGGACTCGGTGGACGAGAGGCCATGGCGGGCTGGCTGGGAGCGTCCACAGTGTCCCCGATGTCCACCCTGGCGCGAAGGTTGCTGGGAATGTAGCCAAGGAGTCAGGAGGGCCTGTAACCGCGGATCACGCAGATGCCGCGGATGGAACGGCGGGCAACCGGGCACTCGGGCGCGGCGCGCCGGGAAGGCCGCCTCAAAGCGGAACCACCTGCTGCGGGAGTGGCCAGTGTGGGCTGCCCCCACTCTGATGAGGTCCCTGGCATGTAGTTCCGCCTTCAGGCGGTCTTCTCTTGAGGTGGCTGCATGCGGCCCGTGCGCCCCAGCGCATGCGACGGCCCTCTCGTCCCTGCGCCCTGCGTGGGGAGGCAACGCGGGACGCTCCGCGTCCATTCCTCGCCGCGGAGCGGCGGAGGCGTCATCCCCATGCAGAGCGTAGGGACGAGAGGAGCCGTCCGAACCGCTGCCCGAGCCGCTGGTGGGCTCACGGCCGGGTGTTGTCATCGCCCTGAATCAGATGACAAACGGCTACGACCCCGACGGCCTGGTGCACCAGGACCAGGCAGGGATCGGGCTCCTCCCTGTTCGCATCCGCCACCAGGAGGGGCAAAGCGAGGAAATCCACCATCCACCCGACTCCGAAAACGCCTGCCGTCAGCAGGTACAACACTCCCGAGCCATGCTTCCCACAATAGAAGCGGTGCGCCCCGAAGATGCCGAAGAGCATCCAGAGAAGAAGCGCTACCAGATA is a window from the Planctomycetota bacterium genome containing:
- a CDS encoding PEP/pyruvate-binding domain-containing protein; the encoded protein is MAIECLSSGIPSLDEAVQGLRLGDNVVWQVDDLSDYLYFVAPFAQHALAVGCRLVYVRFAPHPPVLAPRPGLETVEVDPSVGFDAFSAKVHRIIEERGRGVFYVFDNLSSLVEEWATDEQLANFFQVTCPFLFELDTVTYFALLRGRHKNSAIARIRDTTQLLLEVYHAKDAMYVHPLKVWDRYSPRMFLPHLVTPTAWVPVFQSGEAATVLSTARREPLGAQSGLIAPWDSVYRQLVEYCEQAPAVDESAPEVAALRQELCRMMIGNHPEFNRLADRYLTVSDLFDVRSRMIGSGRIGGKAAGMILARRILLREKGDVDFAQVLEPHDSFYIGSDVFFTFLVNNNLFRLRLKLSSNARTTAAEFEEVEQRFLAGTFPARTMEQFREMLDYFGQAPIIVRSSSLLEDSFGNAFAGKYRSEYCPNQGDPDQRLAAFLRAVKLVYASALNPDALSYRRKRGLGDRDEQMAILVQRVSGMPYGRFFFPSLAGVAFSRNLYAWNERIDPRRGLIRLVFGLGTRAVDRVGGDYPRMIAVSHPTLRPEVGARVVKYSQHNVDVLDLSANALVTLRLADVLSRPDYPHLHLYVSLLSGGHTYDTVGTLVEAAPADLVLTFNKLIAHTDFVKVIGEILAILERVYGGPVDTEFTASVASGNHVRVNLLQCRPMVVPGAAAAEEVPEALPPERVLFRTDRLMSGGVVRGIRHIVHVDPQRYAAADLDTKRALGRLIGRINSHPRLAEGEVLLMGPGRWGSSNIELGVNVGYADIDHAAALVELACEEAGHVPEVSYGTHFFQDLVEDQVIYMAVYPNDPAAQFNAAFFARAANILPELLPGAAAYASLVRVIDVATAAGGALARVVANAETRQAICYLG
- a CDS encoding TM2 domain-containing protein, whose product is MRRSYLVALLLWMLFGIFGAHRFYCGKHGSGVLYLLTAGVFGVGWMVDFLALPLLVADANREEPDPCLVLVHQAVGVVAVCHLIQGDDNTRP